A genomic segment from Pseudomonas sp. S09G 359 encodes:
- a CDS encoding thioesterase II family protein, whose protein sequence is MNTPTRLRLFCLPYSGASAMVYARWRRAMPDWIQVSPLELPGRGMRMDEPLQRDIQALAVQLADEISRDLNGPYALFGHSLGGLLAFELAHALNARNLPAPLALFASGTAGPARRDVSEYAIEKTDEQLIARLRELQGTAEEALANPELMALMLPILRADFLLCGSFSYGEREPLGMPIHVFGGKQDSVRADQLLDWQLDAASGFSLDMFEGHHFFLMQHESAVLRCVRRYADEHLARWRNGVARPVAAG, encoded by the coding sequence ATGAACACGCCGACTCGGCTGCGCCTGTTCTGCCTGCCCTATTCGGGTGCCAGCGCCATGGTTTATGCGCGTTGGCGCCGAGCCATGCCGGACTGGATCCAGGTCAGCCCGCTGGAGCTGCCCGGCCGTGGCATGCGCATGGACGAGCCGTTGCAGCGCGATATCCAGGCCTTGGCGGTGCAGCTTGCGGATGAAATCAGCCGCGACCTCAACGGCCCCTATGCCTTGTTCGGGCATAGCCTTGGCGGCCTGCTGGCCTTCGAGCTGGCGCACGCCTTGAACGCGCGCAACCTGCCGGCGCCGTTGGCGCTGTTCGCCTCCGGTACGGCCGGCCCGGCGCGGCGCGATGTCAGCGAATACGCTATCGAAAAAACCGATGAGCAACTGATCGCCCGCCTGCGCGAATTGCAAGGCACCGCCGAAGAAGCCCTGGCCAACCCTGAGTTGATGGCGTTGATGCTGCCGATCCTGCGCGCCGATTTTCTGCTGTGCGGCAGTTTCAGCTACGGCGAGCGCGAGCCGTTGGGTATGCCGATCCATGTGTTTGGCGGCAAGCAGGACAGCGTACGCGCTGACCAACTGCTCGACTGGCAACTCGATGCCGCCAGTGGCTTTTCCCTGGACATGTTCGAGGGCCACCACTTCTTCCTCATGCAACACGAAAGCGCCGTATTGCGCTGCGTACGGCGCTACGCCGACGAACACTTGGCCCGCTGGCGCAATGGTGTAGCGCGGCCAGTGGCCGCCGGCTGA
- a CDS encoding RNA polymerase factor sigma-70, translating to MTEQVTTGRCDSPLLQAFVDNRLILVKIAARITGCRSRAEDVVQDAYFRLQSAPTITSSFKAQLSYLFQIVRNLAIDHYRKQALELKYSGTEEEGLNVVIHGASPETSHINFSTLENIADALTELPQRTRYAFEMYRLHGVPQKDIAKELGVSPTLVNFMIRDALVHCRKVSGSHSDTFARRV from the coding sequence ATGACGGAACAAGTAACCACAGGCAGGTGCGACTCACCTCTTCTCCAGGCGTTCGTCGACAATCGACTGATTTTGGTGAAGATCGCGGCACGTATTACCGGTTGCCGCTCCCGCGCCGAAGACGTAGTGCAGGACGCCTATTTCCGCCTGCAATCAGCGCCGACCATCACATCATCGTTCAAGGCGCAGCTCAGCTATCTGTTCCAGATCGTGCGCAACCTGGCGATCGATCACTACCGCAAGCAGGCCCTGGAGCTCAAATACTCCGGGACGGAAGAGGAAGGCTTGAATGTGGTTATTCACGGCGCTTCACCGGAAACCTCGCACATCAATTTCAGCACCCTGGAAAACATCGCCGACGCCCTGACGGAGCTGCCCCAGCGCACCCGCTACGCGTTTGAGATGTACCGCCTGCACGGCGTACCGCAAAAGGACATCGCCAAGGAACTGGGCGTATCGCCGACCCTGGTGAACTTCATGATCCGCGATGCGCTGGTGCATTGCCGCAAGGTGTCGGGCAGCCACAGCGACACCTTCGCCCGCCGGGTCTGA